A genomic stretch from Clavelina lepadiformis chromosome 5, kaClaLepa1.1, whole genome shotgun sequence includes:
- the LOC143459527 gene encoding uncharacterized protein LOC143459527 has product MKVIIAGFSKTGTKSMTAAMLELGYNVYDYIDHFWYHYDEWNEIFTSGSNLQKFKQMYEDVDVVIDTPAFLFWENISQEFPDAKIILTVRNENSWYQSWSSQIAQVRKNYLFSLLSLITPTGRKLFKHNTNYAGVMTGHASQNPFTVRPSNETIMRRHFRQHQAYCLQNAPRDKLLVYNVEEGWEPLCNFLGKKVPEKPFPWENVGGVIVDELMKKHPAFLQMKKEFLIELGLLLGLGCFGVYRLFRSGLFGKLLK; this is encoded by the exons ATGAAAGTGATTATTGCAGGCTTTTCTAAAACTGGCACAAAGTCAATGACTGCAGCCATGCTGGAACTTGGGTACAACGTGTACGATTACATCGACCACTTCTGGTATCACTACGATGAGTGGAACGAAATATTTACTTCTGGTAGTAACCTCcaaaaatttaagcaaatgTATGAAGATGTCGATGTTGTGATAGATACCCcggcttttttgttttgggaAAACATCTCGCAAGAATTTCCTGATGCAAAA ATAATTTTAACCGTTCGAAACGAAAATTCGTGGTACCAAAGCTGGAGCAGTCAGATTGCACAAGTCAGAAAAAACTACCTTTTCTCGTTACTGTCATTAATCACCCCGACTGGTCGGAAATTATTCAAGCACAACACAAATTATG CTGGCGTCATGACTGGTCATGCATCACAGAACCCTTTTACTGTAAGACCAAGCAATGAAACTATAATGCGAAGACACTTTCGTCAACACCAAGCATATTGTTTGCAG AACGCTCCCCGCGATAAACTCTTGGTTTATAACGTAGAAGAAGGTTGGGAACCATTATGCAATTTCCTTGGAAAAAAAGTTCCGGAAAAACCCTTTCCCTGGGAAAACGTGGGGGGAGTTATTGTGGATGAATTGATGAAAAAACACCCTGCATttcttcaaatgaaaaaagagTTTTTGATTGAACTAGGCCTTTTACTCGGTTTAGGTTGCTTTGGTGTGTACAGGCTGTTTAGAAGTGGACTTTTCGGAAAACTTCTCAAGTAG
- the LOC143459319 gene encoding uncharacterized protein LOC143459319, with protein MKIIVAGFSKTGTKSMVSALEGLDYQVYDWMDHFWYHEKEWRKIFSSGGCVEDFKQMYKNVDAVVDVPAYIFWEEIHQAFPDAKIILTTRNEDSWFQSWKAQIEQIRQKLAFQIFKTITPIGRRFAAFNHDFGCVITGSYQTSMFTIKPANEMLMKRNFRQHQAYCLQNAPKDKLLVYNVKEGWEPLCHFLGKNIPDKPFPHENADGAIVDKVMMTHPVAMQMKRELFVAFGLLTGLFAFVFYRIF; from the exons ATGAAGATAATTGTGGCAGGATTTTCCAAGACCGGCACCAAGTCAATGGTGAGCGCGTTAGAAGGACTAGATTACCAGGTCTACGATTGGATGGATCATTTCTGGTATCACGAAAAGGAATGGAGGAAAATCTTTTCGTCCGGAGGATGCGTGGAGGATTTCAAGCAGATGTACAAGAATGTTGACGCAGTGGTGGATGTTCCAGCTTATATTTTCTGGGAAGAGATTCATCAAGCTTTTCCTGACGCAAAG aTCATACTGACAACACGAAATGAGGACTCCTGGTTTCAAAGTTGGAAAGCGCAAATTGAACAAATTCGCCAAAAGCTCGCCTTTCAGATATTTAAAACCATCACTCCCATTGGAAGAAGATTTGCTGCTTTTAACCATGACTTTG GTTGCGTAATCACTGGAAGCTACCAGACAAGTATGTTCACGATCAAGCCTGCTAACGAAATGCTCATGAAAAGGAATTTCAGACAACACCAAGCCTACTGTCTACAA AATGCTCCGAAGGATAAGCTCTTAGTTTACAACGTCAAAGAAGGCTGGGAACCACTTTGCCATTTTCTCGGAAAAAATATTCCGGATAAACCATTTCCACACGAAAATGCGGACGGGGCTATTGTTGATAAAGTTATGATGACGCACCCCGTTGCAATGCAAATGAAAAGAGAATTATTTGTTGCCTTCGGTTTATTAACTGGTTTATTTGCCTTTGTCTTTTatagaatattttaa
- the LOC143459526 gene encoding uncharacterized protein LOC143459526: MKVIVAGMFKTGTKSMVAALKELDYDVYDYLDHFWYHGNEWIKILTHGGSQYDFKRMYEDVDAIADSPVYLFWEEISQVFPDCKIILTVRDEESWYQSLLAQIFEINNNKTFLWLQTLSPTGRRFFRFSQLLYSNCCGYIVRHPFDLRVRSKMGDQRFYRQHQTYCLQNAPKDRLLVYNVNEGWGPLCKFLGKEILNKEFPHENKGATIIGKLMKTHPATLRMQREMLFILSALASLGAFGTFKLYKSGHWRLCLHGIFMLKNIFKELFSFGV, translated from the exons ATGAAAGTTATAGTTGCTGGAATGTTTAAAACCGGTACCAAGTCGATGGTAGCAGCCCTAAAAGAACTAGATTATGACGTTTATGACTATTTGGATCATTTCTGGTATCATGGCAATGAGTGGATCAAGATCCTTACCCATGGTGGTAGTCAGtatgatttcaaaagaatgtaCGAAGATGTGGATGCAATAGCTGACTCgcctgtttatttattttgggAGGAAATAAGCCAAGTTTTTCCCGACTGCAAA ATAATCTTGACCGTCCGTGACGAAGAAAGTTGGTACCAAAGCTTACTTGctcaaatttttgaaattaacaacaacaaaacgtttCTCTGGTTGCAAACTCTGTCACCTACCGGGAGGAGGTTTTTTCGGTTTTCTCAATTATTGT ACTCCAACTGTTGCGGTTATATTGTACGGCATCCTTTTGATCTAAGGGTGCGTTCGAAAATGGGCGATCAACGGTTCTACAGACAACATCAAACATACTGCTTGCAG AATGCCCCGAAAGACAGATTATTGGTATACAACGTTAATGAAGGATGGGGACCTCTTTGCAAGTTCCTCGGAAAAGAAATCCTAAACAAAGAGTTTCCTCATGAAAACAAAGGAGCAACAATCATTGGCAAATTGATGAAAACTCACCCGGCAACTTTACGGATGCAACGCGAGATGCTCTTTATTTTGTCAGCTTTAGCCAGCCTGGGAGCGTTCGGCACCTTCAAGTTATATAAATCTGGGCATTGGAGATTATGTTTGCATGGGATATTCATGCTTAAGAACATCTTCAAAGAACTATTTTCTTTCGGTGTTTAA